The Pseudopipra pipra isolate bDixPip1 chromosome 4, bDixPip1.hap1, whole genome shotgun sequence DNA segment aaaaaaaaaaaaaaaaggcgagGAGGAAGACCAACTTTGGTATTATAGTTAAAGGGCTACACTGCAGAACCAGGATGGGCAGGGTTTGTGCTGCACCTTTGTTCCAGGTGTTTCATGTTATCATGGATCAGTCACAGCAACCTCTTCTGCAGTACTGATAATGCACATGGGGCTTTCGGGATGCCCACACAGTCTTCCATGGCTAAAAGAGCCCATGGACAGTACTGTCTTGGTCATCAGAGAAGTGCATCTCCCTCTAAAAAGTCCTTTCATGGGCTTAAATATGGGCTAGAACTAACCTGCAAGTTGTCTGTTCAGAATCACCTAAGCTAATTCACTGAGAAGTGAATTTTTGTAACTTAGTACTGGATGTGCCCATATATCTGtgactgtttctttttcacCACATTACACTATTTCAGCAACTGGTCATGCAGCTGGttaagagggggaaaaagatcCCTTTGTTCTCCCCTCCTAGGGAGTGTGACAGACTGTACCTTAGACTCCTTGGAGTGAAATGACCAATACTTATGACTATGACTATGTTTTTCAAAGCTGAAATTCTTCCAGTAAGACAAAGTGTTTTATCCGTGTTGTGTTCATGCCAAGTCAAACACTTTAGGACAACAACtccaacaacaaaaatatgCTAAATAAAATTCTACCTTGTGTGTGTAATTGAGTTAAATCCCATGTATCACACAAAACATGTACATTACATCTTATACTAAAAAGACATAAGCCCCATCAAAAATTACTGAAGAAATCACTTAAGAGAGTTGAAATAAACAGCAGATTTGGCTGGAAAACCCTTTGTTCTGTGTGCAATGCTGTATTCAGGGATCTGCCATGCACCCATCTGGAACTGAGGGATCAcgcctaaaaaaatgaaacatccTAGAAACATAAGGCTGGATCTCAAAGCCCATCCTTCTGCTCTGAAAGGATCAAAGACACTGTTTAAGTCATTAGATGTTCTTCTGCCTATATCTCCACAATATGGATTTCCACTCTCTGTGGGCAATACTTGCCACTTCTCTGTCTTTTATTGTGCTGATTTCACTCAGTTTCTCCATAGCCCTGGGAATTTTGATGCTGTCCTGCTCAGATCATCATATCCATGCCATCTGCAATTTTTATTGTCTTGTTTCCAATATccattttaattacaaaaatactgaattatATGTTACACCTAAAGGATAACTCATTTAATAGCTCTTTCCAGGTTGACTGTAAAATGTTGATTGCTGCTTTTGAACCACAGCATTTCAAACTTCTGTGACTTCATCTTTTAACAATTTCAGCTGAATAACTATTTGTCTGTTTATGTGAATGTCAAGTGGAGATATGTAAAATATCTTATTAATAGCATGCAGTAGCACTTCTGTTTCCTCCTACATTGTTTGGCCAGTTATCTTGCCAAAAAATGAAATCTCATGGATTTGATCAGATTATTTCTGACAAATCTGTATCAGCTCTGCttactttcttttttacctCTAGTTATGTACAAAGCCAATCGCTTAATAACTTACTCCAACATCATTTTAGATAGTAAAAGGTGAGTAGGCTCCTAATATGTGATATGCCAAaacctcttttctcccctttttacAGATTGTACTCTGCGTGAACTGTGGttccctgttttcttttttttgttttgcttatgtTCCCTTGGTCATTTCGTCATTCGAATTTTGTAAATTATCTGGTCacaattaatttttcctctgcCTCAAAGCCAGAAACACATTTCAGCCTTCCCTTTCTTGAGATCTCTCTGTTCATAATTTTGTAATCTGTTATTTCATTAATATAAATTGGCTTTGACCATTAAAATTCTATTCACAAGCAGTTCCTCTCAGTTTGTACTGAGAGAGCACTCTATAAAGATTTCCAGTCAATCATAATGGGGGGTAACAATGCTTGTTACATACTGATTTTCTAtgttttcaatttgttttttaaattattaataattaatattattaattattaattattaattattaattattaatattaataattaatgttattattaattattaataattaagtAATTTGCTGccataattaattaattattaaatttttctATCAGGCAatctttttcttgatttttaggCAACCTGTAAGATATTATtgcaaaacagtattttctcgTAACACTCGGCATTCTTAATCTTCTCTATGAGAGGAAAGACAGGAGATTGGATCTTGAattaaaagctgcattttgggTGGGATCTTTCATGTTTTCTGATGGAGAGTGTGGAACAATATGGCATTATATTAAATGACAATATGGCACTGTATGAACATAACAGGCAACCTCCTCTAAGATACTTCTCCTTAGGAATTACAAAAGCGAATATTCAGTACTCCCAGCTAACTGAATCCATTCAAAGCCATTTACAGGTatcattagaaaatattttgcaagagATTTGCATCTGAGAGGACACTGCTGAAACTGCAGTGCAGCTGTGCAAACGCTCCAAAGCCAGTAAAGAATCTATCAGTTAGCTGGGATGTCAGGGTGAAGATTCTAGTTGCatacagggaagggaaggacaaGATGTCAATTAAGTGACTACCTGTTTGAAAGGCAGAGCACACACTCGTTTCCATAGGTCTCCCCATCAGTGCCACAAACTGGATGGAAGTCCCTTGGACATCCACCCAAAGGATACTTGGAGCAGTCCGGCTAGGGAAGACAGGTACAAAAGATGTCTAAGATACACCATTTGAAACAGGTTTCTGCTCAGCTTCTGAAGAATACTGGCATGCtcatgcacagaaaaaaaacagtgtcCAACAGGAGCTGACGCAGCATTTTAAAGTGTCACAGTATCTTTCACACTTCTATGGGAATTTATCAATTGAAGGttggctcctgctgcctggcacGGCTTGAGCTGTGGTGTCAGGACATATGCATATGGACATATGCCACACAACCCAGCCCGTCCGACCTCCGAACCTCAGTGGGACATACGGACAGCGCGTTCCCGTGAAGGACAACTGCAGATGGAGCTGGTAATGGATGGGGAATCACCACTTGGTGCGCTGCAGCCTGAGCAGGTGGTGCCAGCACGTCCCGGGTCCCTCAGCTGTGGGGAGAGCTCCCTGCTCAGCGCCGGGGCTCCGGAGCCAGGACAGGCACAAATTCCCCATCGCCAGGCCCGGGGCTCTGGGGAAGGGGCCGCCGGCACCGGGAGGCCGGGAGGCAGGGGACCTTCCCGGGCACGACGGGGCAGGCGGCACTCACCGGGTAGCTGGCCACGGCACCGGGACACGAGACGAGCCCTGTGGGGAGCAACCGGCGTTAACGGAGCCCGGCCCCGCACGGATTCCCTCCGACCTCCGCGGGACCAGTCGCTGTCCGACTCCGGACCCCTGGACCCGCTGCTGTCcggtcccgtcccgtccccgACCAGCCGCTGTCCGGCACCGTCCTGTGCCGGTTCCCCACCCTGCCTCCGGACGGCTGATGCCCACCCCCGGCTTAGATCCCGCCGCCGTGCCGGCCGGGGCACGGCACCAGTTCagccttccctttccctgggacGAGACTGGCCGGGGGCACGGTACAGTCCCGTTTCCCACCTCCCCGGCACCGGCTCGCCTCCCTTCCCCCGACCGCCACCGCCCGGTACCGGCGAGGAGGACGGGCAGCAGCACCAGCGCCATCAGCAGCCGCGCCATGTCGCGAACTGAGCGGGGCCGGCTCGGGGCCCAACGGCCGCGCCGCGGGGGCGGCACGGGCGGGATCGGGCGGCACGGGAgcgggcggcggagcggggcaCGGGCACGGCCGGGATGCCACGGAGGGGACGCGGGTGTTGAGGACTGCAGAAACCTTCCCAAGGAACGTGCGTGCTCACGGAATGAAAAGCTTTACCGtcagggctgggcagctggGCAGCGCAGTTAATGGTGGGAGCCCGATTGTGATTTCAGCATTCCCCAGGCTTCCCTGCTTGACTTCAGGTCGCTAGTGCTGCGCGTTTGTGCAGAGTATCCTGGGCAACTCGGAGAAGTTGGAAATACGCATGTGACTGCTTAGGTCGTAGCCCCTGTCTCCTCAAGAAGTGACATGAAGTGACTTGTGCAGAACTATGAGTGCCCTCCCGccaagaggaagagaaaaattaatacagcctcagaaataaaaccagcctGCCTGCCTCCAAAGGCACAAGAGCACAGGCCAGCAGGGGCTGGAAAGTCTTGGTATGCCATCATGCCAGCATGGCTCGGTGTCTTGGTAGCACTGCTTTCCAAAGAGTACCTCATCTGTTGCTTCCTGATAAGAATGATTAGTTTTGCAGAGCCCAGAAGTTGGCTTTACACAGGGTCTGGCACTGCAAATGTTTGTATGCAGTTTACCAAAATATAGGGCATGGGCTTCTTGTAAAATGGCCTTTGCCTCTGTATATGAGCTGGAGTTAGACCTGTCAGGTGTTTTGATATGTCCCATATAGGTACATACACACATCCTTCTTGTCTCTGTGTCAGCCTCTGAGTCCTTCCAAGCATGGCTTTTCTTCCGCATGTTTCTGACAGTGTGCCCTGCCCACATGGCGTCATTCGGAGGTTATTATCTGCTTAATATGTTCTCATTCCTCCAGGTAACCCCTGCAAACTGTTTGCAGTGTTAAACTTTCATTCAGAGCACACCTCTGAGATTACTACCCGTGACAAGGGATGCTTCGCGCAAAAGCCTCTGGCTTGGCTATTTTAAGCAACATGCCTGATCAGAATATCTTGTGGCTGGTGAAGCGCGTAGAGGGGTATTTCTCTCTGCTTGATCTCCTTCCCTAGCTTTTCCTAAGGTTTTGCCCCAGGTTTGCCTGCTAAGCCATTTGAGTTGAGGGCATCTTTTTGTTATCTTGTTACTGGTGGGGTGTTTGCTGGATTTGCCATCCTGGGGGGACCTTTAGGTCCCAGAGAAATTTCCTTGGGAGAAGGAGCATCAGGGGGTTAAATACTGAAGAGTTAGGCTGTGGTGGGTCTCCTTGTTTCTTGAAGGTCTGATTTTTTGAAGGAAGAGGTGCCAGCtgaaagtgaagaaaacagaaacaagggaaaggtgaagaaagcaaaaccaaggGTAGGAGTTATTTCTTAAGTTGTTAATTTCTGAAGTTCATGTCACTAAACAGTTAAGTACAAAACtcttgcacagaaaaaaaaaacgtGAACACAACAAACCCAGTAAGAGCTCAGTGTAGCTGTTGGTAGCAAAGATGAGCTTTCTCCTGAATAATTCCAGCACAGCAAGCACAAAATGGGTGTGTACTGTTATCATGTCACCTCAGAGAACACCTGCCCCCTAAAAAACATTCTCCACATTAATGTATTTTCCAATGAGGAAATTATATGGTCATCGGTATGTTGCACTTGATCTCAGGTAAATGGGATGAATGGGACAATTTTGGTTTAACATCACTCGAGTTATCTTTCTGTGACAGTAACACGGACTCATTCACAGCCACGTATTCTATCCCAGATGCTTCCTCCTGATGTGGcagagaaaataggaaaaagtaACCCGAAGGTGCTCTATTAACTCTCAGTGTCACAATTGTATTTGAAACTGGCGCCAGTCCAGTCTCCTCAGttctgaaagcattttgtttcacttatttaaatttttctacTAAATTTTCTACTGAGGTTATTTAATTTTGCcttatttgaataaaattttaGAGGCAGGTctttagagaaggaaaaactaTAGAaataagatattaaatagaagaaaagataacttacaatttttttcttctggaaagatTGAGGGCTATTAAAAGATACcaattttcttttataaattattaaGAACTGGAAGCAAGGAAGAGGATAATTACTCAGAGGGCTTCTAAATAGCTTTTGTATCCTGTTAACACATTTCTGATATGAATGCTGAGTcactggaaaggaaaattgCAGAATTATTTGCATATCTTCTAGAAGTTATCTTCTTGTTAACATCAGGTAGCTGATTAATAAACATGGAAGATAATAATGATCCCAGCATATAGGCTGCAGGGAACAATGCATAATTAGAAGTTACATCCCTGCAGAAAAGGTTTATTTCTGCCTTATGCTTAATGGAATAACCCTCTGTGGTTGGAAGCTGGAATTTATTTGAACTTCAGTCCCTTTTCAAAGTGAATGTATATgacttcctgaaagaaaaaagttcctTTAGTGAGTTTATATGTACTTTATATTCTTCTGCTACCTAGTGGTTAGTTACTAACAAGGTTGTGACAAAAAGCATCGAGATTTTGTGACTGAAAGATGCTAAGAGCAGCTTAGTTGACTAAGGGCAGGGTTCACACGAGAAGTGCAGGCCAATGTCCTTTGGAGTAAAGAAGTGTTACAAAGGAGAGTGTATGTTTGGCTTGGAGAACGAAGGGTGTAGCTCAGAGCCTCTGGTTCgtctatgaagaaaattattctatAGGAAGGAGTGACTGTGTATTTGCCACTGCTTCCAGCAGGACTGGCCTGTGGTCTGGCTGTGCCttggaagaaacaaaacaaactgctGGGCCAAACTGTTGGGATTGAAAACTCTCTGGTGCTCCTTGGTcttgctgctgctccagtgAGTGCTGTCCAGGTGCTTCTGAGATTGCTGCAAAGATTGGCCATTCATTTTTACCACCCTAGTGGTGGTGGCAGGAAGGTCATTCTGTAGTTCCACCTGTACAGTTTATCCTCAGCCACTCATGACTGTCCTGCCTACTGGAGATGCTCGATTGCTTGGGTCTGCTTGTGAAGGTGTTTCCTCTCTTAAATCTGTGCAAATCAGCCAGGTGAGCAAGGACCTACTGCTAAAAATCCCCGAGTACCCCACCTAGATTGGACTGAAGTGGCAAACTCTAACACAGGGTCATGGTGTGGGTGGCCCAGACTTATTCCAGGATGTTCCCTGTCTCCCAAAACCAGGCTAAGCAaaacaggaattatttttatacagTCAGTAATGAGTAGGTCTTAAAAAAATAGCCAGTGATTAATGTGGACATCaacaaactgcagaaaaataatgtGCTTGAATGTGGCATGGATTCAATATCAATAAAAGCTTTTAGACAAAGAATGATAAATGCcagcatagaatcatagagtggtttgggctggaagacatctttaaaggtcatctagtccaaaccccctgcaatgatcatcttcaactagatcaggatggtcaaagctccatccaacctgaccttgaatgttcccagggatgggggatccaccacctctctgtgcaacctgtgccagtgtctcactgTCCTTAtagtaaggaatttcttccttatatctacCCTCCTTTAGTATAAAATCATTACCTTTTTTCCTGTCACTATGAGCCCTactaaaaagtctgtccccatccttcttataagccccctttaggtactggaaggctgcagtgaggtgtccccagagccttctcttctccaggctgaacaaccccaactctcttggcctgtcttcacaggagaggtgcttcagTCCTCTGATCGTatttgtggccctcctctgtACCCATTCCAtcaggtccatgtctttcctgtgctgagggctcCAGAATTGGATGAAGCACTGCAGATGAGGTCTTGTGAGTGTGGAGCAGAGTGGGAAAATCACCttcctcgacctgctggccacacttcttttgatgctGCCCAGGATTTTGTTGCCTTTCTGGGCTACAAGTGCGCATTGCCAagtcatgtccagcttttcattcaCCGgtacccccaagtccttctccgCAGGGCTGCACTCTGTATCCCTTCATCCCAATCTGGTGTTCATTTTTAAGTAACTGAGTCTCTTTGTGAAAATCTGAACTTGCCCCCTATTCTTGGTGTTTCTCGCAAAGAAAACGTGTTGAAGACTTGTGGACTGTGACATCATTGGGGATTTCCAAGACTCAGCTAGACAAGGTCACAACTTTGTTGATATACTGTTGGCAGTAGTTCTATTCTGAGTGGGAGGGGGGGCTAGAGacccagaggtcccttccagccatCACTACTACGACTCTGTGTCC contains these protein-coding regions:
- the SPINK2 gene encoding serine protease inhibitor Kazal-type 2, with amino-acid sequence MARLLMALVLLPVLLAGLVSCPGAVASYPPDCSKYPLGGCPRDFHPVCGTDGETYGNECVLCLSNSEENKNVEIFKMGSC